Proteins co-encoded in one Brassica rapa cultivar Chiifu-401-42 chromosome A02, CAAS_Brap_v3.01, whole genome shotgun sequence genomic window:
- the LOC103853656 gene encoding pollen-specific protein-like At4g18596: MASKAIFFSFLVVSTVCLFSLAGFAAADADDFDLFQIQGSVYCDTCRVQFVTRLSKFLEGAKVKLECRSRTNGTLTLTKEAVTDKSGSYKMEVTGDHEEEVCELVLVQSPDSGCSDVSKEAYLRNAAKISLTANDGIVSHETRIVNPLGFMVKTPLADCPAAFKELGIVPDVTF; encoded by the exons atggcgTCCAAagccatcttcttctctttcttagTCGTCTCCACCGTGTGTTTGTTCTCTCTCGCCGGTTTTGCCGCCGCTGATGCTGACGATTTTGACCTTTTCCAGATTCAAGGATCTGTTTACTGTGACACTTGCCGTGTCCAATTCGTTACCCGTCTCAGCAAATTCCTCGAAg GTGCGAAAGTGAAGTTGGAGTGCAGGAGCAGAACAAACGGAACCCTAACGTTGACTAAAGAAGCCGTTACCGACAAATCAGGAAGCTACAAGATGGAAGTAACCGGTGACCACGAAGAAGAAGTTTGCGAGCTCGTGTTGGTCCAATCACCAGACAGTGGTTGCAGTGACGTCAGCAAAGAGGCCTACTTACGTAACGCCGCTAAGATCAGTTTAACCGCGAATGACGGAATCGTCTCTCACGAGACTCGTATCGTTAACCCTCTCGGTTTCATGGTTAAGACGCCGTTAGCTGATTGTCCCGCCGCTTTCAAGGAGCTCGGTATTGTCCCTGACGTCACCTTTTAA